The window GGGGGCTGCAGGCGCTGGGGCCGGAGCTGGAGCGGCTTCTGGGGCGGCAGCTTCAGGAGCCACTGCCGGAGTTGTTGTTTCTTCTGCCATAATACGAAAGGATAGGAGCCTGGGTTGTTACCTGATTACTTCTTACCAGGCTTGCTCTGCGCGCCGACGGTCTTACGAGGACCTTTGCGAGTGCGGGAGTTGGTGTGAGTGCGCTGACCGCGAACTGGCAGGCCACGGCGGTGGCGAGTGGCGCGATAGCAGTTGATGCCAAGGATGCGCTTCATGTGCATACCCTGCTCACGACGAAGGTCACCTTCATACACGATGCCCATGCCCTGGATCACCTGAGTGACGAGTGCAATCTGGTCATCCGTAAGCTCTCCAGCGCGGACGTTAGGATCAATGTTGCTAGCGGCAAGAATTTTGCGGCTCAGGGGAAGACCGATGCCATAAATGTAAGGCAGGGAATATTCGATCTTCTTTTCGTTTGGGATTTCGACTCCAAGTAGGCGTGCCATAATCAGTAAGTTGCTATGAATGAATGTGCCTGGAATTAACCCTGACGCTGCTTGTGGCGTGGGTTTTTGCAGACGACGCGGACCACGCCTTTGCGGCGAATGACGCGGCAGAGTTCGCAGAGAGGTTTGACGGATGTACGGACACGCATAAGAGGTCAGCGCCCAGTTAGCGGGCGGGGGAGTCGAAAGTCCTACCACACCAGAATCGCTACGCAACCCCGTTTTTCACATCTTCAGACTTTTTCACTTGCAGGGCTGACAAAAATTTTTCGGAAAGTTTAACTATTTTTTGGTGAACAAGTGATAGCCTCGTCTCGACTAACCAGTCACTTACCCAAGTATGAAAACATCAGCACTCTCATTCCTTGCCGCTCTCAGCCTGGTTTCCTGCGCCACGGGACCCAATGCCCAAACCGGCACAGTCATCGGCGCACTCGGCGGCGCGGCAGCCGGCGGCATCATCGGTAACCAGAGTGGTCGCGGCCTGGAAGGCGCTGCCATCGGTGCCGGTCTCGGTGCCCTGGGCGGCAACGCCATCGGCAACGCGCAGGATCAGCGCAACCAACAATACTACCAAAACCAGCAGTATAACAATCAATACCGTCGCCCCACGGGCTACTATCCGAACGGTCAGCCTTATTATGGCAACCCGTATTGATCTTTTAACGAGAGCCTAGGCCTCTACCCAAACGCAGTCGGAATTTACCGACTGCGTTTTTTTGTTTCTTGTGCTCCCTGGGAAAGGCGGCGTCAGTACTGCTCTTGCTTTATGATTTCCCAGCTTAGCTCCGCCGCCCATTTCGTCCGCAACAATGACTGGCGCACCATTTTGGCGCAGGTGAACTCCCGAGATGCGCACCCACTGCTCCAATTCATCAAATATGGGATCTGCGGGCTGGGGGCCTTTATCACGCACCAGGTCATCTGGGTAGCTTTATCGTTCTGGGCTTTTCCTTCCATTGACTCCTCCATCCCAGATGAAACCCGTGCCCTCAACAGCACGATCAGCAACTCCATCGCGGTTCTCTTCAGCACTGCCGTCGCTTACGTCACCAATATTCTGTGGGTCTTCAAATCTGGGCGTCATAGCCGGGCGGTAGAAATCGCCAGCTTTTTTGGTATCGGCGTGATCAGCTTTGGAGGCGGCTTGCTGGCAGGGCCCTGGTTAATCAAGATGTTTGGTCTCAATACCCTGGTGGCGCAGCTCAGCATGGCCGTTACCTCCGTGCTGATCAATTTTGTCTGCCGGAAGTTTTTTATCTTCAAGCATTGAGCCATCCGGCAATGGCCGCGATGACCTCAAGTCGTTGAGCTTCCGAGAGTTCACCATAGATCGGTAGGCTGATGACCTCCTGCGCCATGCGGTGAGAGACCTCACAGCCCAACCGAGAAGCCTCAGGCAGATGGGCAAAACAAGGCTGCTGATCCAGCGTGAGCGGGTAATAGATCTCACAGCCGATGCCGGCTTTTTGCAGAGCATCACGGAAGGCATCCCGCTGACCATCCAGCACACGCACGGTGTATTGATTCCAAATGTGGGTGTTGTGATCATAGGCCACGGGCAGCACCAGACGTGCCCCCTGCCCTGCTAGCCAGGCATCTTGGGCGCTCACACATTTGCAGTGTGAAACATCCGCCTGGACCACACCGGGCAGCTTCAAAAGAGCTTCGGTGTAATGAGCCGCGTTGGCTTGGCGTTGGGCCGTGTATTCGGCATAACGCTTCACTTTCACGCTCAGGAGAGCACACTGCACGGTGTCCATGCGGAAGTTGCCACCGATGTAGTGATGGTAGTATTTGGGCTTGGAACCATGCACTCGCAGCACCCGCGCAAACTCGGCGAGGTTGTCGTCATTAGTCACTAGCATACCACCGTCACCAAAGCCACCGAGATTCTTGCTGGGGAAGAAACTGTAGGTGCCAAAGTCTCCCATGGCCCCGCAGGCACGGCCTTTATAAAGAGAGCCAATGGCCTGAGCCCCATCTTCGATAACACGCAGCCCTTTTTCTTCGGCTAAGGCGAGAAGCGGGTCCATATCGGCACTCTGTCCAAAAAGGTGAACGGGAATGATGGCCTTCGTGCGGGGCGTGATCTTGGCTCGCGCATCATTCACATCCATGTTGAAGCAGATGGGGCAAATATCTGTAAAGACAGGAATGGCGCCCAGACGAGAGACCGCTCCTGCTGTGGCAAAGAAAGTGAAAGCTGGGCAAAGAACTTCATCCCCAGGCTGAATGTCCAGCGCCATGAGGGCTAGTAAGAGTGCATCTGTGCCGGAAGAAACGGCGAGGGCATGCTTCACACCCACCATTTCAGCGATCTCATTTTCCAGCACTTCCATCTCTGGCCCCATGATGAAACGGCCATGCTGAAGAACACGCGCGAAGGCGGCCTGGAGTTCAGATTCGAGTGGATGATTCTGGGCGTTGACGTCGAGAAGTGGGACGGACATGGAGGCTAGAAACTCAGAGGGCAAGACGCAGTGGTCAAGGATCAAGACAAGCTCCAAGATGGGAAATCGAGGCTGATGCGAGAAAATTCATCCTTCAAAATTCCAACCGAGGGCTCATGAAAAAGCGCAAAAAATAAGTTCCTTTGCATCTTTGAATGCTCAAGCGTTGCCTGCGCCCCTTTCCCAACCGCAGAGCGGCGTCCGTATCCTTGCCGCACCTTTCAAGGCGCGCCCCCCGGCCATGTCATCTCTCATGGCGTCGCAGAGCGACGCCCGAAATACACTGGCAAGAGTGCCCACCGCACTCCCGGCGGTTCCTCCCGCCCGTCCACGCTACGCGAAATGAGATCGCATCTCCCAAGCCCCGCTGCACATAACAAAACGCCTGTCCAGAACCTCCGAACAGGCGCACCCAGCAATGGAATCTTAGCCTAGCCGGGCGGTGGAGTGAGGAACGATCGGAACCCCTGGACCGCGAGACACATGTCGCCAAACCAGAGACGCGCCCTGAAGGGGCACAAGAAAGGACCCCAGCCGAGCCGGAGCCCATGCACGTTTTGACTGTTGGCGGGGGCTTTTCGCGCTCCTCCAGAGCGCATCACGATTCGATCATCGTGCGGCCTACCCTGTCCCCGCATCGAACTCGCTTCGTTCTTTTCACCCGGAGCTAATATTCGTTCGAGCACAAGGGTTACATTTTCTCCCGATGAGATACCCTCTCCATTTCGCCATGGACAGTCGGCAGTCGATGCCCCTAAAACAGGCGATTTATGATCGAGAAATACAACTTCCATGTGTTTGCAGGCAGCGGCAACGCTTTGACCCGAGAGGTGTCGCCGGAGGCCTTTGCGCGGATCAGGCAGGGCATCCCAGACCTGATCCCGCAAGGGGCGACCTATCTGCCGATGCCTCCCACAACGGCGGATGATCCCCGGGTCCTGCGAGTGCTGGAGGCCCTCCAGCAAGCCGGGTATGACCTCACCGATCGTGAGCCTTTGCAAAAGGCCGGCATCCACATCCGGAGGACGCGCGAGTATCAGCCCGCCGACCTGATTAACCAAGAGTATGTCCAGCCCTACCAGCACGTTTATGTGGGCGAACCGCTTTATCCACCGACCTACGATGACGCGGGCGTGCCGCATCTGAAGGCACCCATCACTCCGAAGAGCCGTGAATGTGGCACGCTCTCCACCACGTCTGCGATGCTGGTGCGCGGAAAGGTGAAGGCGGCACTGGAAAAGTCGGGCCTCAAAGGCCTGCGCCTGACCCGCCCGGTGGTGACGGGGAAAAAGCCAGTGCCGGAGAGTGAAATGGCCTGGGTGGTGTGGAGTCACATGACCCTGCCGCCGATGCTGAACCTGTGCATGAGCGGTCGCGACCTCTACCGCTATGATCCCGCCACGGCGCGGCCCCAGGAGTGCCTGCCGTATCAGGGATTCCTCAGCCCGGCGGAGTTGCACTACCGGCGCAGCGACATGCTGGCGGCAGGGGCACCGGATGTAGGGATCACCTTGGAGAAACTGGGCGGCGGCTCCACCATGCACCGCATCCTCTTTAGCCGCCGCTGCGTGACCTTCTTCCGCGATGAACTGGGCATCTCCCTGGATGGGCAGCCGGTGCATATCTTGGACGGCTCAAACCCGCCCCTACCCTGGGTAGGCGCATTACCAGATCCCCAGGACCCGCGCAACCAGCGCCCTGCCTGGCTGCAGGCGATGGTCTACGGAATCACGGATTGAACGGAGAGTTCAAAAACCACGGATGAGTCGGATAACATGGATGGTATCTCTTTGCTCCGATAAATCTTCTCTAGAGGATATTAAATAATACTACAACCAATCCGATTGGTCGCTGAAGACAACGAGAGAGGAGCGTGGGCACTCCTCCCATTGCGCTTCATCAATAAGCTGCAAAATAATTTAAAAATGCTCTAAATCACGCCTTCGGGGTCTTGGGGCCACTTTCAGGCAGCTTCGGCTGCATGATGTAGTCCTTCGGAATTTCGCCCGTGAGCGACTTCAGGAACGTCACAATGCTATCGGTTTCTGCATCTGTGAGCGTCTTGCCCAACTGATGCTCCGCCATCATTCTCACCATTTGATCCAGTGTTTTCACCGACCCATCATGGAGGTAAGGCCCGGTTTCACTGACATTGCGGAGGCTGGAGACTTTGAAGAAATGCTTATCGCTTTCCACCTTCGTCGCCTCATAACGACCGAGGTCTTTGAGTTCAGGCCAGGCTTTGACGAGACCCAGTTTGTGATACATGGCACCGCCGATGGCAGGCCCGTTATGGCAGGTGGCGCATCCAGCTTTGGCGAAGGTTTCATATCCCTTTTGCTCCTCAGCCGTGAGGGCTGTCTTTTGGCCTTTCAGGTAATCATCCCAGCGAGAGGGCGTGACCAGCTTGCGCTCAAAGGCGCCCACGGCCTTGCCAAAGTTATTATAGTTGATAGGATCTGCCTCGCCAGGAAAGGCGGATTTAAAAGCCTCCACATATCCAGGAATGGACTTCAGCACATCCACCACAAAGTCGGCGCTAGGCATGCCCATCTCCACCGGATTTAACACAGGTCCTTTGGCCTGCTCCTCCACAGTGGGCGCACGACCATCCCAGAACTGGGCAATGTGAAGTGCGGCGTTATAGACCGTAGGAGAGCTGCGCCCGCCTAGTTTCCCTTCATGGCCGGGTGAAAACGGCAGGTTATCCTGGCCGTATTTGTCCAGCACGTGGCAGGTGTTGCAGGACATTTGGCCGTTCTTGGAGATGCGGGTCTCATAGTAGAGCATGCGCCCTAGATTGATCTTCGCTTCCGTCAATTCATTGTCTGCCGCCGGGGCTTCCGTAGGCAGGGGCTTGAACATGGCCAGATAGGAATCTGAGAGAGCATCGGCGAGGACCGGTGAGGCCCACAGCGATAACAGGGAGGTGGTAAGAAGGAGGGTGTTTTTCATGGTTTTCTCGGGGGGAAAACAGAGCGTAGGCTACGGTGTCATGAACCCATTGGTTGCAATCAATTTGCAAAGAAGGGAAAGGTTTTTGTTTCACTCCACGTCTTTTGCGAAAAACCCCTCAATCCTTGGTATATGGAGCCAGGGCAGTGACCTCAATCATCCATTTGCTCCTGCCTTTTGGTTGCCTGACTGAAGTCAGCTCGTATGCTAGTGACACATGAAACTGAGCCGTGTCTTCCACTTCATCTTGGTGATGGCTGCCGTGGGCCATGCCCAGGAAAAGCCCACCGAAGAAGTTCGGAAAAAACTGGAGGAGACTTATCAGCTCCAGCAGGCCCAACGTTACTCAGAGGCGCTGCTCAAGCTGGATGAAATCGAGGCTCTGGCACCTGAGCTTTCAGACCTGTACAACATGCGTGGTGCCATCTACCTCACCCCTGCCCTACGCGACTTTGACAAAGCCCAACCTCTCCTGGATAAGGCTGAATACCTAGCCCCCAACGCCATCGCGCCGAAGTTTAACAAGGCTGAGTTGCTCTTCGTCAAACATGAGTGGGCCGCAGCCGCAGCGGCTCTGCAAAAGCTGTTGGATGACTTCCCCAAGCTGCAACAAAACCTCCGCCACCTGACGCTCTACAAACGTCTCGTCTGCGAAGTGAAACTTGAAAAACTGGATGAAGCGGCCAAGACCCTCAAAGACCACTTCACTTTCATGGATGACACGCCTGCCTACTATTATAGCCAAGCGGCCATCGCCTTTGGCAAAAAAGATGGCACCGCTGCCAGAGACTGGCTGGCCCGAGCGCAAGGCATCTACAAACCCGCCGAGGTCACTGCCTATGTGGACACCTTGATGGAAGCCCGCTGGGTGGATAACATCAGCCTTCCCCCGGTGGAGAAATAGCCTGCAATATGTGGCGGATCGCAACGGACACTGGAGGCACCTTCACGGATGCTTTTGCTCGAAATCCCCAGGGCTATGAAACGCGCTGCAAAGTGCTTTCTACGGGAGTTCTCCGCGTTCGTGTCCTCGACATCCTCGCAAACGGTCACTTACGAGTCAGCGGCCTGCCCGCCATGCCGGATGGTTTCTATACGGGGTTTCAGGCTGAAATCATTCACGAGACATTCAAAGCGGCCTTTTCCATCCTTCACTATCACCCGTTGCCTGACAGCACTGGTGAAACGGGACATAGCTTGCTGACGGTGGGAGCTGCAGTGGCCGACCTGCCGGAACCTTTCTTCCTCCTGGATCTAACCACGGGGGAAGAAGCCCCCATCTTAGCGACACGGCTTTTAACACACACGCCGTTAGGCCAGGCCTTCCCACCGCTCGAATTAAGATTAGCCACCACGCGGGCCACGAATGCACTGCTGGAGCGCAAAGGCACGCGCACCGCGCTATTCATCACCCAGGGTTTTGGGGATCTGCTGCGCATCGGCGACCAGCGTCGTCAGGATCTTTTTGCGCTCCATCATGAACCTCGGCCTTTGTTTTTTGAGGCAACCGTAGAAGTGAAAGAGCGGCTCTCAGCCGATGGGGAAGTGCTTGCATCTTTGGATGAACAAACAGTCATCGAACAAGCGAAGATCTTGGTGCAACAAGGCATCCATCATGCCGCTGTGGCCCTGCTGCACAGTCATGCACATCCGCAGCATGAAATTCGTGTCGGTGAACTTTTGCGAGAGGTAGGATTCATCCACATCTCCCTCTCCAGCCAGATCGCTCCCTTCACGAAGATTTTACCCCGGGCTCAAAGTGCCGTGGCGAATGCTTATCTGACAGGCCCTGTGGAGTCTTTTATCCGGGGTGTTGCCAGGCCATTGCAGGGCGGCACCACCTCCGCTTCGCTACGGATCTTAAACTCCGCTGGTGGCCTCGAATCCACCACCGCCATCAAACCCAAAGACCTTTTGCTGAGCGGCCCAGCAGGAGGGGCCCTCGGTGCAGCGAATGCAGCGGCGCATCTGGGCTATCCCCGCGTTTTGACTTTAGATATGGGCGGCACTAGCACGGATGTAGCCCGCATTGATGGGCGGCCCAGTTATCGTTTCACGCAAAACGTGGCTGGCATGCAGTTACTAGCCCCCTGCGTCGCTATCGAAACCGTGGCAGCGGGTGGGGGGTCCGTTTGCCATTGGACACCGCATGGACTCGCCGTGGGCCCTGAAAGCGCGGGCTCGTATCCAGGGCCTGCTTGCTATGGACGCGGCGGCCCGCTCACGATCACAGATGTCAATCTTTTGTTAGGCCATTTCAACCCTTCACGCGCCCCCATTCCCCTAGATAAAAACGCTGCACGGCAACGCCTTTACGAGCTCTTTCAGCAAACCTCAGATTATGAGACGCCGAAAGATCTATTGTGGGCTTGCCTCGATCTCGCCATTGAGCACATGACCGATGCCATCCGCCGCATTTCCGTGGCGGAGGGTTATGATCCTGCTGACTACGCACTGCTAGCCTTTGGTGGGGCCGGCCCCCAGCATGCCTGTGCGGTGGCGGAGCGTCTGGGCATCTCCACCATTTTGGCACCTGAACACGCAGGTATTTTGAGCGCTGTGGGCCTGCACCAAGCCGCGCCTGAGAAGATCGCCCAAAGACAAGTGTTACGGCCGCTCAGTGAATGCCAAGAGCAGGTGGATGAGTGGGTGCAGCAACTGGTCTCCGAGGCCACGAGGGTGCTCTCACCTGATGCGTTCACGGATGTCTCACCGGAGATCCAGACGACCTCACTCCTTGCGGAGTTGCGGCTGCGCGGACAGGATACGCCCATCCAGGTCACCTTTGAAAAAGCGGCTGACTTACCCCAGAGCTACCGCAGTGCTTACGAACGTCTTTTTGGTTATCTACCACCAGCTCATCGTGTCATTGAGCTGGTTAGCCTCAGGGTCGTTGTTGCTCTAGTGCCACAAGATCACACCCGGCCATCCACGTCCCGACAAACGGCAACTGGAAAAATCGCCGGGCCACTCCTGATTCAGGACAGCTTCAGCACACTGGTAGTGCATGAAGGCTGGGAAGTACAGCATGTGCCTGGCACCGCCCATATTCTCACGAGGCTCGACACAGCGCCCCTACGCCCCCAGAACCTCTCGCGGGATCTTCTTCGGCATCGGCTTCACAGCATCGTGACGGATATGGGAGCCTTGCTTTGCCGTACCTCCATCTCCACAAACATCCGCGAGCGGTTAGATTTCTCATGCGCTCTCCTCAATGAAAAAGGCCACCTCATTTCCAGCGCTCCGCACATCCCCGTGCACCTCGGCGCACTGGGCGTGTGTGTGAGGGAGGCGACACGAGGTTTTGACCTACGCCCTGGAGATACACTGATCACCAATCACCCGGCCTTTGGCGGCTCCCACCTGCCAGATGTCACCCTCATCACTCCGGTGTTTGATTCAGCAGAGACACTGCGCGGCTATGTGGCAAACCGGGCTCATCATGCCGAAATCGGCGGCATCACCCCAGGTTCCATGTCAGCCTCAGCCACCTGCCTCGCAGAGGAAGGCGTGGTCATTTCCCCCCAATATCTAGTGCGGGCAGGAGAGTCCTGTTTTGATCAGTTAGCCACCGCCCTCACCCAGGGCCAGTATCCGACCCGCAATCTGGCCGATAATTTAGCGGATCTCCATGCGCAGCTCGCGGCCAACCTTCACGGCGTGGAGCGGTTCCTGGAGTTAGCGGGAGAAACGGGCTCAAACTTACCGCATCATCTTCAAGCCATCTTGGACCACAGCGCCTCCGTGATGCGCCAAAAGATCCCTGCCATTCAGCCCTGTCAGGCCAGGCAAACCCTGGATGATGGGTCCATCATCAAGGTAGAGGTTTCAAATCCAACGATGGAAATCCTACGTCTGGATTTCAGCGGAACTTCACCCGTGCATGCGCAAAATTTAAATGCCACACGTGCCATCGTTAGCAGTGCTATTTTATACTGCCTGCGATTGCTTTTGCAGGAAGATTTACCGCTCAATGAAGGGCTACTCCAACCCGTGGAGATTTTGCTCCCTGAGGGCAGTCTTCTCAATCCTACCTTCACCGGAGATACCACCCGCGACCCCGCCGTGGTGGGAGGAAATGTGGAGGTGAGCCAGCGTCTGGTAGATACCCTGCTATTGGCCTTTAAACTGCAGGCGTGCAGCCAGGGAACTATGAATAACTTTTTGTTTGGCAACGAGCACTTTGGTTATTACGAGACGATCGCTGGCGGCACCGGCGCAGGCCCCGGTTATGCCGGGTCAGATGCGCTGCACAGCCACATGACCAATACAGCGATCACAGATCCCGAAATCCTCGAACAACGTTACCCCGTACGGCTGCGGCAGTTTGCCATTCGTCATGGTTCTGGGGGGGTGGGCCAGTGGCCCGGAGGTAATGGGGTGATTCGTGAGTTTGAATGCCTCGCCCCTTTGACCTTTTCGCTCCTCACTCAGCATCGTCTGTCAGCTCCCTATGGCCTGGAAGGTGGCGGCGCTGGGAGTCCTGGGCAGCAGGTGCTCATTCGAGGAAATGAGGTGCGCACATTGCCCGCTAGCACCAGTTTTCTCACGCAGCCCGCAGACCGGGTTCGCATTGAGACACCCGGCGGTGGTGGCTGGGGATCTGTGCCAGGAGCCTGATTTCACGCCTGAAATCCCTGCCACAGTCACTTTTCACCCAGGTTTCGTCCTTCTTCTCTCCGCGTCTCCACTTGCACGGCACCCTGCCCAGTTTTAAAGCACCCGTTCAACCGCCATGCCCACCACGTATCACGTCCTGCCCACTGCCGCTCACAATGACCTCGTCCGCGCCGCCTACGTGCATCGCGGTTACACCGCTGCGGAGGCTGAGGATGCAGCCCGCTTTTGCGAAATGGCCTCGGCACATGGCATTCGCACGCACAACGCTATCAAAGCCCTGCACCTGGACCACCTCTTTGGCAGCGCCACCGGTGGCTGCAAGCCTGGAGCTGAAGTGAAAGTGATCGAGAAGAAATTCGCCGCGAGTGAGGTTTGGGACGCCCAGCTCAAGCTCGGCCAAAGCGTGGCCTTCAGCGCCATGGAGCGTTGCATGGAGATGGCGGATAAATACGGCATCGGCCAGGTGAGCGTGGACAATGCCTTTCATTATCTTTGGGGTGGTGGTTACGTTATGGATGCCGCCAAGAAGGGCTACATCGCCTACACGAACTGCACCTCCACCCTGGGTGAAGTGGTACCCTTCGGCGGTAAATTCCCGGTCCTGGGCACGAATCCCCACTCCTGGGGCCTGCCTACCCAAGATGCCTGTGGCTTCCCCATCGTGATCGACTGGGCCACCAGCACCGTGGCCA of the Prosthecobacter dejongeii genome contains:
- the rpsM gene encoding 30S ribosomal protein S13, whose protein sequence is MARLLGVEIPNEKKIEYSLPYIYGIGLPLSRKILAASNIDPNVRAGELTDDQIALVTQVIQGMGIVYEGDLRREQGMHMKRILGINCYRATRHRRGLPVRGQRTHTNSRTRKGPRKTVGAQSKPGKK
- the rpmJ gene encoding 50S ribosomal protein L36, whose product is MRVRTSVKPLCELCRVIRRKGVVRVVCKNPRHKQRQG
- a CDS encoding glycine zipper domain-containing protein; its protein translation is MKTSALSFLAALSLVSCATGPNAQTGTVIGALGGAAAGGIIGNQSGRGLEGAAIGAGLGALGGNAIGNAQDQRNQQYYQNQQYNNQYRRPTGYYPNGQPYYGNPY
- a CDS encoding GtrA family protein produces the protein MISQLSSAAHFVRNNDWRTILAQVNSRDAHPLLQFIKYGICGLGAFITHQVIWVALSFWAFPSIDSSIPDETRALNSTISNSIAVLFSTAVAYVTNILWVFKSGRHSRAVEIASFFGIGVISFGGGLLAGPWLIKMFGLNTLVAQLSMAVTSVLINFVCRKFFIFKH
- a CDS encoding DegT/DnrJ/EryC1/StrS family aminotransferase — encoded protein: MSVPLLDVNAQNHPLESELQAAFARVLQHGRFIMGPEMEVLENEIAEMVGVKHALAVSSGTDALLLALMALDIQPGDEVLCPAFTFFATAGAVSRLGAIPVFTDICPICFNMDVNDARAKITPRTKAIIPVHLFGQSADMDPLLALAEEKGLRVIEDGAQAIGSLYKGRACGAMGDFGTYSFFPSKNLGGFGDGGMLVTNDDNLAEFARVLRVHGSKPKYYHHYIGGNFRMDTVQCALLSVKVKRYAEYTAQRQANAAHYTEALLKLPGVVQADVSHCKCVSAQDAWLAGQGARLVLPVAYDHNTHIWNQYTVRVLDGQRDAFRDALQKAGIGCEIYYPLTLDQQPCFAHLPEASRLGCEVSHRMAQEVISLPIYGELSEAQRLEVIAAIAGWLNA
- a CDS encoding cytochrome-c peroxidase; translated protein: MKNTLLLTTSLLSLWASPVLADALSDSYLAMFKPLPTEAPAADNELTEAKINLGRMLYYETRISKNGQMSCNTCHVLDKYGQDNLPFSPGHEGKLGGRSSPTVYNAALHIAQFWDGRAPTVEEQAKGPVLNPVEMGMPSADFVVDVLKSIPGYVEAFKSAFPGEADPINYNNFGKAVGAFERKLVTPSRWDDYLKGQKTALTAEEQKGYETFAKAGCATCHNGPAIGGAMYHKLGLVKAWPELKDLGRYEATKVESDKHFFKVSSLRNVSETGPYLHDGSVKTLDQMVRMMAEHQLGKTLTDAETDSIVTFLKSLTGEIPKDYIMQPKLPESGPKTPKA
- a CDS encoding tetratricopeptide repeat protein is translated as MKLSRVFHFILVMAAVGHAQEKPTEEVRKKLEETYQLQQAQRYSEALLKLDEIEALAPELSDLYNMRGAIYLTPALRDFDKAQPLLDKAEYLAPNAIAPKFNKAELLFVKHEWAAAAAALQKLLDDFPKLQQNLRHLTLYKRLVCEVKLEKLDEAAKTLKDHFTFMDDTPAYYYSQAAIAFGKKDGTAARDWLARAQGIYKPAEVTAYVDTLMEARWVDNISLPPVEK
- a CDS encoding hydantoinase B/oxoprolinase family protein; the encoded protein is MWRIATDTGGTFTDAFARNPQGYETRCKVLSTGVLRVRVLDILANGHLRVSGLPAMPDGFYTGFQAEIIHETFKAAFSILHYHPLPDSTGETGHSLLTVGAAVADLPEPFFLLDLTTGEEAPILATRLLTHTPLGQAFPPLELRLATTRATNALLERKGTRTALFITQGFGDLLRIGDQRRQDLFALHHEPRPLFFEATVEVKERLSADGEVLASLDEQTVIEQAKILVQQGIHHAAVALLHSHAHPQHEIRVGELLREVGFIHISLSSQIAPFTKILPRAQSAVANAYLTGPVESFIRGVARPLQGGTTSASLRILNSAGGLESTTAIKPKDLLLSGPAGGALGAANAAAHLGYPRVLTLDMGGTSTDVARIDGRPSYRFTQNVAGMQLLAPCVAIETVAAGGGSVCHWTPHGLAVGPESAGSYPGPACYGRGGPLTITDVNLLLGHFNPSRAPIPLDKNAARQRLYELFQQTSDYETPKDLLWACLDLAIEHMTDAIRRISVAEGYDPADYALLAFGGAGPQHACAVAERLGISTILAPEHAGILSAVGLHQAAPEKIAQRQVLRPLSECQEQVDEWVQQLVSEATRVLSPDAFTDVSPEIQTTSLLAELRLRGQDTPIQVTFEKAADLPQSYRSAYERLFGYLPPAHRVIELVSLRVVVALVPQDHTRPSTSRQTATGKIAGPLLIQDSFSTLVVHEGWEVQHVPGTAHILTRLDTAPLRPQNLSRDLLRHRLHSIVTDMGALLCRTSISTNIRERLDFSCALLNEKGHLISSAPHIPVHLGALGVCVREATRGFDLRPGDTLITNHPAFGGSHLPDVTLITPVFDSAETLRGYVANRAHHAEIGGITPGSMSASATCLAEEGVVISPQYLVRAGESCFDQLATALTQGQYPTRNLADNLADLHAQLAANLHGVERFLELAGETGSNLPHHLQAILDHSASVMRQKIPAIQPCQARQTLDDGSIIKVEVSNPTMEILRLDFSGTSPVHAQNLNATRAIVSSAILYCLRLLLQEDLPLNEGLLQPVEILLPEGSLLNPTFTGDTTRDPAVVGGNVEVSQRLVDTLLLAFKLQACSQGTMNNFLFGNEHFGYYETIAGGTGAGPGYAGSDALHSHMTNTAITDPEILEQRYPVRLRQFAIRHGSGGVGQWPGGNGVIREFECLAPLTFSLLTQHRLSAPYGLEGGGAGSPGQQVLIRGNEVRTLPASTSFLTQPADRVRIETPGGGGWGSVPGA
- a CDS encoding Ldh family oxidoreductase; translated protein: MPTTYHVLPTAAHNDLVRAAYVHRGYTAAEAEDAARFCEMASAHGIRTHNAIKALHLDHLFGSATGGCKPGAEVKVIEKKFAASEVWDAQLKLGQSVAFSAMERCMEMADKYGIGQVSVDNAFHYLWGGGYVMDAAKKGYIAYTNCTSTLGEVVPFGGKFPVLGTNPHSWGLPTQDACGFPIVIDWATSTVAMGRVQQLKREGKPLPPGAAVDAEGNPTTDANAAQWLLPFGAHKGYGLSLLIEVMGAMIGGSLPTLRGGGAHPDIKGQPTPAGEKRTSSFYFQVIHPDAISSGLFAQGRDFAGNMKAVIDDILGHGNEGCMLPGQPEAQNAAHTSKAGGLLFSTAEVDALNEIADEVGAARFDAASLPTYDTP